A window from Cellulomonas sp. C5510 encodes these proteins:
- a CDS encoding branched-chain amino acid ABC transporter permease: MRRAATRDRSTAGALAVLGVLLLTLILTVAVPGSARAAAAGCVADAATGCLNGTIRTSAQQPAAGVVLDVDGPGGTSRATTDADGRWTLAVTEAGDYTVTLDTATLPAGETLRDPSGNPRTVTVALGSSAGVLFPLGEPTAPAGGGDETAAPDPGSTAPAPSDEVGTPTGSSGSGGFSWGRLAQQASSGLVFGVLLALASVGLSLIYGTTGLSNFAHGEQVTLGAIAAYVGVQLGGLPLLVAGVLAVVVGAASGWLQDAGMWHPLRKRRVGTTQQVIVTIGLSMALQYTYQFFFGGGALRIVTTNPTTVTLGPVRISTTSLWSLLLAAVVLAAVAYFLLGTRVGRATRAVSDNPALAAASGITVDRIVRLVWVLGAALAALGGVLMGLYLNATSWNMGGALLLLMFAAVTLGGLGQAFGALAGSIVIGLVVEMSNLVIPSDMRYAGALLILILVLLLRPQGILGRAERIG, encoded by the coding sequence GTGCGCCGAGCCGCGACCAGGGACCGTTCCACCGCCGGGGCGCTCGCCGTCCTCGGCGTGCTCCTCCTCACCCTGATCCTCACCGTCGCCGTCCCGGGCAGCGCCCGGGCAGCGGCTGCCGGTTGCGTCGCCGACGCGGCCACCGGGTGCCTCAACGGCACCATCCGCACGTCCGCCCAGCAGCCCGCGGCCGGCGTCGTGCTCGACGTCGACGGCCCCGGGGGCACGAGCCGGGCCACGACGGACGCCGACGGCCGCTGGACGCTGGCCGTGACCGAGGCGGGCGACTACACGGTCACGCTCGACACCGCGACGCTCCCCGCGGGGGAGACGCTGCGTGACCCGTCGGGCAACCCGCGCACCGTGACGGTCGCGCTCGGATCCTCCGCGGGCGTGCTCTTCCCGCTGGGCGAGCCCACGGCGCCCGCCGGCGGCGGTGACGAGACCGCCGCCCCCGACCCGGGCAGCACCGCGCCGGCCCCGTCCGACGAGGTGGGGACCCCCACGGGGTCGTCCGGCTCCGGCGGGTTCTCCTGGGGCCGGCTCGCCCAGCAGGCCAGCAGCGGCCTGGTGTTCGGCGTGCTGCTCGCGCTGGCCTCCGTCGGGCTGTCGCTGATCTACGGCACCACCGGCCTGTCGAACTTCGCGCACGGCGAGCAGGTGACGCTCGGCGCGATCGCCGCCTACGTGGGCGTCCAGCTCGGGGGCCTGCCGCTGCTCGTCGCGGGCGTGCTGGCCGTGGTCGTCGGCGCCGCGTCGGGCTGGCTGCAGGACGCGGGGATGTGGCACCCGCTGCGCAAGCGGCGGGTCGGCACCACGCAGCAGGTGATCGTCACGATCGGCCTGTCGATGGCCCTGCAGTACACGTACCAGTTCTTCTTCGGCGGGGGCGCGCTGCGCATCGTCACCACGAACCCGACGACGGTCACGCTCGGTCCCGTCCGGATCAGCACGACGTCGCTGTGGTCGCTGCTGCTGGCGGCGGTCGTCCTCGCCGCGGTGGCGTACTTCCTGCTCGGCACCCGGGTCGGCCGCGCCACCCGGGCGGTCTCCGACAACCCCGCGCTGGCTGCGGCGTCGGGCATCACGGTCGACCGCATCGTGCGGCTCGTGTGGGTGCTGGGCGCGGCGCTCGCCGCGCTCGGCGGCGTGCTCATGGGCCTCTACCTCAACGCCACGTCCTGGAACATGGGCGGCGCCCTGCTGCTCCTGATGTTCGCCGCGGTGACGCTGGGCGGCCTCGGCCAGGCGTTCGGCGCGCTGGCCGGCTCGATCGTCATCGGCCTGGTGGTCGAGATGTCGAACCTCGTCATCCCGAGCGACATGCGCTACGCCGGCGCCCTGCTCATCCTCATCCTCGTCCTGCTGCTGCGGCCCCAGGGCATCCTCGGACGCGCCGAGCGGATCGGTTAA
- the polA gene encoding DNA polymerase I, whose protein sequence is MPDRLAPVTDATRLPAGGQPARLLLVDGHSVAYRAFFALPVDKFATSTGQPTNAVFGFVSMLANLLRDEAPTHVAVAFDAGRTTFRTEQYEEYKANRSASPEPFRGQVEVIKQVLATMHIPTLDKPGFEADDILATLARQGAAEGMDVLICSGDRDSLQLVTERVTVLYPVKGVSELARMTPEAVEAKYAVPPSRYPDVAALVGESSDNLPGVPGVGPKTAAKWIATYDGLQGVVANVDRITGKAGESLRAHLDQVLLNRQLNRLLDDLELPLGPEDLAARPWDREALHTILDELEFRTLRDRLFAMLPGEGDGAGEVAGPSEGPGIVTPVDGGLAAWFERHAGVRTAVDVQGSASPAGGDAWGIALVVGDEAVAYDLAQLAPEDEAALGAWLADPAQPKALHAAKEAWHALAGRGFALAGVEFDTELGAYLLQPDRRGYDLSDLAIGYLRRELGAVADDSGQGALDLDLEGSQEGARGAVRAAAVLDLVDVLGGQLADRGADHLLRDVELPLEGVLGRMEHVGIAADSDYLAALEKEYDTAVQRAAAEAYDVIGREVNLGSPKQLQEVLFDQLEMPKTKKIKTGYTTDANALADLFARTGHPFLEHLLAHRDAIRLRQTVEGLLRSVAPDGRIHTTFQQTIAATGRLSSTDPNLQNIPIRTEAGRQIRRAFVVGAGYETLLTADYSQIEMRIMAHLSGDAGLIEAFTAGEDLHSYVGSRVFGVPTDQVSSAQRSKIKAMSYGLAYGLSSYGLSQQLKIDVAEASALMRDYFSRFGGVRDYLAGVADEARATGYTATILGRRRYLPDLTSDNRIRREAAERMALNAPIQGSAADIIKLAMLGVQRELDAQGLGSRLLLQVHDELVLEVAPGERDAVEALVRAQMGAAYALEVPLDVSVGVGPSWHDAGH, encoded by the coding sequence ATGCCCGATAGGTTGGCACCCGTGACTGACGCGACGCGACTCCCCGCCGGCGGGCAGCCCGCACGACTGCTCCTGGTGGACGGCCACTCGGTGGCGTACCGGGCGTTCTTCGCCCTCCCGGTGGACAAGTTCGCCACCTCGACCGGCCAGCCCACCAACGCGGTCTTCGGGTTCGTGTCGATGCTCGCCAACCTGCTGCGGGACGAGGCGCCGACGCACGTCGCGGTGGCCTTCGACGCGGGTCGCACGACGTTCCGCACGGAGCAGTACGAGGAGTACAAGGCGAACCGCTCGGCGTCCCCCGAGCCGTTCCGCGGCCAGGTCGAGGTCATCAAGCAGGTCCTCGCGACCATGCACATCCCGACGCTGGACAAGCCGGGCTTCGAGGCCGACGACATCCTCGCGACGCTGGCGCGCCAGGGCGCGGCCGAGGGGATGGACGTGCTCATCTGCTCGGGCGACCGCGACTCGCTGCAGCTCGTGACGGAGCGCGTCACCGTGCTCTACCCCGTCAAGGGCGTCTCCGAGCTCGCGCGCATGACGCCGGAGGCCGTCGAGGCGAAGTACGCCGTGCCGCCGTCCCGGTACCCCGACGTCGCCGCGCTGGTGGGCGAGTCGTCGGACAACCTGCCGGGCGTGCCCGGCGTCGGGCCGAAGACGGCCGCGAAGTGGATCGCCACCTACGACGGCCTGCAGGGCGTGGTCGCGAACGTCGACAGGATCACCGGCAAGGCGGGGGAGTCGCTGCGCGCGCACCTCGACCAGGTCCTGCTCAACCGCCAGCTCAACCGGCTGCTGGACGACCTGGAGCTGCCGCTCGGCCCGGAGGACCTGGCCGCGCGCCCGTGGGACCGCGAGGCGCTGCACACCATCCTCGACGAGCTCGAGTTCCGCACCCTGCGGGACCGCCTGTTCGCCATGCTCCCGGGTGAGGGCGACGGCGCGGGGGAGGTCGCCGGGCCGTCCGAGGGGCCCGGGATCGTCACGCCGGTCGACGGCGGCCTGGCCGCGTGGTTCGAGCGGCACGCCGGCGTGCGCACGGCGGTCGACGTCCAGGGCTCGGCGTCGCCGGCGGGCGGTGACGCGTGGGGGATCGCCCTCGTCGTCGGCGACGAGGCCGTGGCGTACGACCTCGCGCAGCTCGCCCCCGAGGACGAGGCGGCGCTCGGCGCCTGGCTGGCCGACCCCGCGCAGCCGAAGGCGCTCCACGCCGCGAAGGAGGCCTGGCACGCGCTGGCGGGACGCGGGTTCGCGCTCGCCGGCGTGGAGTTCGACACCGAGCTCGGCGCGTACCTGCTGCAGCCCGACCGCCGCGGCTACGACCTGTCGGACCTCGCGATCGGCTACCTGCGGCGGGAGCTCGGCGCGGTGGCGGACGACTCCGGCCAGGGAGCGCTCGACCTCGACCTCGAGGGGTCGCAGGAGGGTGCCCGCGGCGCCGTGCGCGCGGCCGCCGTGCTGGACCTCGTCGACGTGCTCGGCGGGCAGCTCGCGGACCGGGGCGCCGACCACCTGCTGCGCGACGTCGAGCTGCCGCTCGAGGGCGTGCTGGGGCGCATGGAGCACGTCGGCATCGCCGCGGACTCCGACTACCTGGCGGCGCTCGAGAAGGAGTACGACACCGCCGTGCAGCGCGCCGCCGCCGAGGCCTACGACGTCATCGGCCGGGAGGTGAACCTCGGCTCGCCGAAGCAGCTCCAGGAGGTGCTGTTCGACCAGCTCGAGATGCCGAAGACCAAGAAGATCAAGACCGGCTACACCACCGACGCCAACGCCCTGGCGGACCTGTTCGCCCGCACCGGGCACCCGTTCCTGGAGCACCTGCTGGCGCACCGCGACGCGATCCGGCTCCGGCAGACCGTCGAGGGCCTGCTGCGGTCCGTCGCGCCCGACGGCCGGATCCACACGACGTTCCAGCAGACGATCGCGGCGACCGGCCGCCTGTCGTCCACGGACCCGAACCTGCAGAACATCCCGATCCGCACCGAGGCCGGCCGCCAGATCCGCCGCGCGTTCGTCGTCGGCGCCGGGTACGAGACGCTGCTCACCGCGGACTACTCGCAGATCGAGATGCGCATCATGGCGCACCTGTCGGGCGACGCCGGCCTCATCGAGGCGTTCACCGCGGGGGAGGACCTGCACTCCTACGTCGGCTCGCGGGTGTTCGGGGTGCCGACCGACCAGGTGAGCAGCGCCCAGCGCTCCAAGATCAAGGCGATGTCCTACGGGCTGGCGTACGGCCTGTCGTCGTACGGCCTGTCGCAGCAGCTCAAGATCGACGTCGCCGAGGCGTCCGCGCTGATGCGCGACTACTTCTCCCGGTTCGGCGGTGTCCGTGACTACCTGGCCGGCGTGGCCGACGAGGCCCGCGCGACGGGCTACACCGCGACGATCCTCGGCCGGCGCCGGTACCTGCCGGACCTGACGAGCGACAACCGGATCCGCCGGGAGGCCGCCGAGCGCATGGCGCTCAACGCTCCCATCCAGGGCAGCGCCGCGGACATCATCAAGCTGGCGATGCTCGGCGTGCAGCGGGAGCTCGACGCGCAGGGGCTCGGGTCGCGGCTGCTGCTCCAGGTGCACGACGAGCTCGTCCTCGAGGTGGCTCCCGGCGAGCGCGACGCCGTCGAGGCGCTGGTGCGCGCGCAGATGGGCGCGGCGTACGCACTCGAGGTCCCCCTCGACGTGTCGGTCGGCGTGGGCCCGAGCTGGCACGACGCCGGCCACTGA
- a CDS encoding GNAT family N-acetyltransferase: MPSPVTVRPARPEDLDVLVALSLAARAESVVGAQLCTDDADRLRHQIGALVGEPGACGIVGLLDGEVCGLALARIVGPSLFTDEVAVSIEAVYVAEGARRRGVGHALLGAVVEEAQRAGAADVLAVPLPGARGMLRFLARLGFAPAAAHRVASTEALQRRLVADAPARRSTRVGLDDLIARRRRARAGRNATAAEAAVAQTGRSSISMQVSRAEHTRRPRGSSTTTS; the protein is encoded by the coding sequence GTGCCGTCGCCCGTCACCGTGCGCCCTGCCCGACCCGAGGACCTCGACGTCCTCGTCGCCCTGAGCCTCGCCGCCCGCGCGGAGTCGGTGGTGGGCGCGCAGCTCTGCACGGACGACGCCGACCGCCTGCGGCACCAGATCGGCGCGCTCGTCGGTGAGCCGGGGGCGTGCGGGATCGTCGGCCTGCTGGACGGCGAGGTCTGCGGGCTGGCCCTGGCCCGGATCGTCGGGCCCAGCCTGTTCACGGACGAGGTGGCCGTCTCGATCGAGGCCGTCTACGTCGCGGAGGGCGCGCGCCGCCGCGGCGTGGGCCACGCCCTGCTCGGCGCCGTGGTCGAGGAGGCCCAGCGGGCCGGTGCCGCGGACGTGCTCGCGGTCCCGCTGCCGGGAGCGCGCGGCATGCTGCGGTTCCTCGCTCGGCTGGGGTTCGCCCCCGCGGCCGCGCACCGCGTGGCCAGCACCGAGGCGCTGCAGCGCCGGCTGGTCGCCGACGCCCCGGCGCGACGCAGCACGCGCGTCGGGCTGGACGACCTCATCGCGCGCCGGCGCCGGGCGCGGGCCGGCCGGAACGCGACCGCCGCCGAGGCCGCAGTGGCTCAGACCGGGCGGTCGTCGATCAGCATGCAGGTCAGCCGCGCGGAGCACACGCGCCGGCCGCGCGGGTCCTCGACCACCACGTCGTAG
- a CDS encoding PaaI family thioesterase, with amino-acid sequence MSDTGPHPIDTPEAPDGAGDPGLAFPPGTLMERLGMTLLEVTPERAVGTLPVAGNTQPYGLLHGGASAALAETLGSYAAAAHAGPGRRAVGIELSCTHHRSATDGVVTGTATAVHLGGRVATYDVVVEDPRGRRVCSARLTCMLIDDRPV; translated from the coding sequence ATGTCCGACACCGGCCCGCACCCCATCGACACCCCCGAGGCCCCCGACGGCGCCGGGGACCCCGGCCTCGCCTTCCCTCCCGGCACGCTCATGGAGCGCCTGGGCATGACGCTGCTGGAGGTGACGCCGGAGCGGGCCGTCGGGACGCTGCCGGTCGCCGGCAACACGCAGCCCTACGGCCTCCTGCACGGCGGTGCCTCGGCGGCCCTGGCCGAGACCCTCGGCTCGTACGCGGCCGCCGCCCACGCCGGCCCGGGCCGGCGCGCGGTGGGCATCGAGCTGAGCTGCACGCACCACCGGTCCGCGACCGACGGCGTCGTCACGGGCACCGCCACCGCGGTGCACCTCGGCGGGCGGGTGGCGACCTACGACGTGGTGGTCGAGGACCCGCGCGGCCGGCGCGTGTGCTCCGCGCGGCTGACCTGCATGCTGATCGACGACCGCCCGGTCTGA